The Lutra lutra chromosome 1, mLutLut1.2, whole genome shotgun sequence genomic sequence AAACCccagggagcagaggcaggggccTTGCTTATCTCTGGGAAGGGACTCACCACAGCTGGAATCCGAGTACTCAGACTGGGTCTCTCCCATCTCCTCGGGAAACGTGGGGCCGGCGGTATGGAGGCACATCTCTGCATGCTGGGGGGACTGAGAGCCGCAGGACGTGCACTTGGGGGGGTGCAAGTAGAGCGGGGAGTGGCTCTCGCTGCTGCTGCGGGGGGAGCCTGTCAGGGACCTGTGGGCAGGAGGAAAGAGAGCTTCAGCAGTTGGAGAGGGTAAAGCGCTCAGCCTGGCCTGGAGGCTGCCCCTGCCTTCCTGGGCTCAGGTGAACCCAGAGGCCAGAGCTGGGCTGCCTCCTTCTGGATCTGGGGCCACAAAGTTATCCTTAAGCCCACTTCCAAACAGCATATGCCCTGAGATCACTGGTGGGGTCGAACCAGACCAAAACCCCAACCTAGGTCAATGTCTTCCCCTCGGTACTGCGGTCTGTTGGTCCACTCAGTCCAAAGTGAGTACGAGCTCACCCTGCCACCCTGAGACCAAAGAAGCTGCCCTTGGGGTTCCTGGAACGCTCTTCTTCCACAGCTGGGAGTTCTCTCTCTTGCTACGACAAAATACACCAAAGCTTACTATGCTTCCTTACTGAGGCCAATTCCATCAATGGGTGCTTACTCCACACCTCTACTGTACCCAGTATTCAGACAAGAACAGAACATGGCCCCTGCATCCGTCGGAAGAAGTGCCCCCTGTGGGAGCCCCTGACCCCAGGCCCAGACTGCCTCTGAAAGCACCTGTTGACGATGTTATTGAGCCGGCTGGCCTGTGGGATGGTGGAGTCCTCCCCGCCGCCGCTGAGCTTGGTTGGGGACTGGAGGTCGAGGCTCTCGGGCTCCATCGGCGGCTGGCAGGCCGGCGGGGCGGTATAGGCTCGAGGGGAGAGGCGGCCCAGCTCGGCCTGCTCAGGCCCCTCCGGTTTGGCATTCTGGTTGAGGCTGTTGAGCACAATGAACTTGTATTTCTTCCAGTTGCAGGCTTTGGGGTCGGTGGGGCTCTTGGCTGGAGGCGAACCAGAGGTCTGGAGGATGCAGGCGTTCTTGCTACTGCAGGACTCCGTGGGCGAGTTGGGCTGGCAGTCGGACTTCTGGGGGCTCTGTGGACTGACCAGACCCTTGCGGTTCAGGGGCGCACTGGGGGGCTCGAAATGCAGGGCGATCTCATCCTCTGAGGAgggcctctcttcctccttgccAGCCTTGTCACAGGGGAAGTATGGGGCACTCCGGGCCGAGGGGGCGGCAGGCTTGGGGCCTTCGGCCACGCCGTAGTGCATGTCACTGCGTGTCTCCTCTGGGGCCGCCTCCTTGGGTGAGTAGATGCTGCTGTGGCACACACCGGGAGAGATCTCCATGGCTGGCCGGCTGTAGTCACCAGGGATGGGCCTGACGCTATCACAAGGGTGGGCCCGCTCCTTAGGGAAGGGATTGGCCACCGGCATCCGGGCATCCCGCAGCTCTTCgtcagagaagaggaagctgcTGACAGGGAGGTGACTGTAGACAGGATAAGAGGCCGGCGGGGTGGACAAGCCACTGTACAGGCTGGGGGCGAAGGCTCTGCTTTCGCACCCAGGGGCGTTCCTCAGCGGCAGGTTACTCTCCACCACCTCCCGGCCCCGATAAGCCATGATGTCTTGGGGCATCAGCATCCGGCTGTTCAGAAACTCTTCACGGGGAGGCTTGAGCGCAGGCACCATCTCTGCTTCACTGcgggagaaaacagagaggagacAGGGGCCTCCAAGTGAGAACCGGTGAATGGAGGACCTTCCGAGAGACTCTGGCACACGTAGCCACATTTGTGCTTGGTCAGCCAGACATGAGGGCTGTGGCTTGGGAAGAGAAATTCTTGCAGTCACAAGGCTTTTATGCTAGAAATCTAACAAGCTGGGACACAGCGCGGGAGACTGGGCCCAGACAAGAGCAGTGAATCAGCCACACAATGTGTGCCCGCTTAGACCTATGACCCCATGTTTAAGCCACATTCTGTGTATATGTGCGTGAATCTGTCATTCTTCAGATATTACACAACGTAAAGCTTTCAGAGCCCTTATTTCATCCATGCAAAATCCTGCAAGGGAAGAAAGGCAttactgtctccattttacacccatggaaatggaggctcagggaaggAAGAAGTTACACAATGCATGTTCAGAGGGTCACCGACGAACCGGTGCCCAGTGGGAGAAAGGACTCACCCTGCAAGCTGCCTAGAGGCTCGGGGGCAGTTTTCTTTGGAGGACAGGCAGCAGCCAGACCTGCTTTCCAATCCCAGCTGCGCCACTTAGTGGCGACGGGACctggagcaagttacttaactgctCTAAGCACCAGACCTGACCCAGAGAAAGTACTCGAAAATGACCGCGATGATGACCTTGCTACCATTATCACCCACAGGAGACAACAAGCTCTCGCTACACAGACTTGAAGGGACATTATGCGGGTGAAAAGTAGGTCAGCTCAACATGATCACAGTTAACAGAGCTAGAACCAATGAGCAAAGGTTAAGGGAGCCAGATTTCGACTTGCCATAAAGAAAAGCTTTCTAACAGTCTGAGGTAGACAGCAAGGCTCTGGGAACACTGGGTTCCTGTCTCCTGAAGGTGATCAAACAGAGGCTAGAAACCCTTCTGTTTCAGAAGGGAGGCAATCATCCTAGAGCAGCTGAATCAAACATGCTAAAAAAGTCAAGCCCCGAGTTTCTGCTCCACTTAGCAAAGCGTTTT encodes the following:
- the BCL6 gene encoding B-cell lymphoma 6 protein; its protein translation is MASPADSCIQFTRHASDVLLNLNRLRSRDILTDVVIVVSREQFRAHKTVLMACSGLFYSIFTDQLKCNLSVINLDPEINPEGFCILLDFMYTSRLNLREGNIMAVMATAMYLQMEHVVDTCRKFIKASEAEMVPALKPPREEFLNSRMLMPQDIMAYRGREVVESNLPLRNAPGCESRAFAPSLYSGLSTPPASYPVYSHLPVSSFLFSDEELRDARMPVANPFPKERAHPCDSVRPIPGDYSRPAMEISPGVCHSSIYSPKEAAPEETRSDMHYGVAEGPKPAAPSARSAPYFPCDKAGKEEERPSSEDEIALHFEPPSAPLNRKGLVSPQSPQKSDCQPNSPTESCSSKNACILQTSGSPPAKSPTDPKACNWKKYKFIVLNSLNQNAKPEGPEQAELGRLSPRAYTAPPACQPPMEPESLDLQSPTKLSGGGEDSTIPQASRLNNIVNRSLTGSPRSSSESHSPLYLHPPKCTSCGSQSPQHAEMCLHTAGPTFPEEMGETQSEYSDSSCENGAFFCNECDCRFSEEASLKRHTLQTHSDKPYKCDRCQASFRYKGNLASHKTVHTGEKPYRCNICGAQFNRPANLKTHTRIHSGEKPYKCETCGARFVQVAHLRAHVLIHTGEKPYPCEICGTRFRHLQTLKSHLRIHTGEKPYHCEKCNLHFRHKSQLRLHLRQKHGAITNTKVQYRVSATDLPPELPKAC